The following are encoded together in the Flavobacterium sp. TR2 genome:
- the nuoH gene encoding NADH-quinone oxidoreductase subunit NuoH has product MESAFIIEKSVVIVVVFAVTMIMAMYSTWAERKVAAFLQDRVGPNRAGWGGLLQPLADGMKLFSKEEFFPNTPNRFLFVVGPAIAMSTALMTSAVIPWGDRLHLFGRDIILQATDVNIALLYIFGVLSVGVYGIMIGGWASNNKFSLMGAIRAASQMVSYEVAMGLSIIALLMMTGTMSLKEISLQQQGMNWNVFYQPLSFLIFLICSFAETNRTPFDLAECENELIGGYHTEYSSMKMGFYLFAEYASMFISSTIISVLFFGGYNYPGMQWMVENVGVNTANLLGIAALFVKICFFIFFYMWVRWTIPRFRYDQLMNLGWRILIPLSIINIMITGVVILRHDIAAALGF; this is encoded by the coding sequence ATGGAAAGTGCATTTATTATAGAAAAGAGTGTTGTTATTGTTGTCGTTTTTGCGGTAACAATGATTATGGCAATGTATTCTACATGGGCAGAACGTAAAGTTGCTGCTTTCTTGCAAGATCGTGTTGGACCAAACCGTGCCGGATGGGGAGGTTTATTACAACCGCTTGCAGATGGTATGAAATTATTCTCTAAAGAAGAGTTTTTCCCGAATACGCCAAATAGATTTTTATTTGTTGTAGGTCCTGCAATTGCAATGAGTACAGCTTTGATGACTAGTGCTGTAATTCCGTGGGGAGATCGCTTGCATCTTTTTGGAAGAGACATCATTCTTCAGGCTACCGATGTAAATATTGCTTTATTATACATTTTTGGAGTTCTTTCTGTTGGAGTTTACGGCATCATGATTGGTGGATGGGCATCTAACAATAAATTCTCTTTGATGGGAGCTATTCGTGCCGCTTCTCAAATGGTTTCTTACGAGGTTGCTATGGGATTATCGATAATTGCTTTATTGATGATGACCGGGACAATGAGCTTAAAAGAAATCTCATTACAGCAGCAAGGAATGAACTGGAATGTTTTTTATCAGCCTTTATCATTCTTAATTTTCTTAATCTGTTCATTTGCAGAAACAAACAGAACTCCTTTTGACTTAGCAGAATGTGAGAATGAATTAATTGGAGGTTATCATACAGAATATTCGTCAATGAAAATGGGATTCTATTTATTTGCTGAATATGCGAGTATGTTTATCTCTTCTACTATCATTTCTGTTTTATTCTTTGGCGGATACAACTATCCTGGAATGCAATGGATGGTAGAAAATGTTGGTGTAAATACAGCTAATTTATTAGGAATTGCGGCTCTGTTTGTAAAAATATGTTTCTTCATATTCTTTTATATGTGGGTACGTTGGACAATTCCAAGATTTAGATATGACCAATTAATGAACTTGGGCTGGAGAATTTTAATTCCGCTTTCAATCATTAATATCATGATTACGGGTGTTGTTATTTTAAGACACGATATTGCAGCAGCTTTAGGATTTTAA
- a CDS encoding complex I 24 kDa subunit family protein, whose product MERKHYKQEINMTEALMNRINELISHYPEGKQKSALLPVLHEVQDAHNNWLSIELQDKVAEILQIKPIEVYEVVTFYTMFNQKPIGKYMFEFCQTSCCCLRGAEDLMDYTSEKLGIKMGETTPDGMFTIAGVECLGACGYAPMMQLGDFYKEKLTEEKIDQIIADCRDDKIILHDK is encoded by the coding sequence ATGGAAAGAAAACATTACAAACAAGAAATAAACATGACCGAGGCATTGATGAACCGCATCAATGAATTGATCAGTCATTATCCTGAGGGCAAACAAAAATCGGCTTTATTGCCTGTTTTGCACGAAGTTCAGGATGCACATAACAACTGGCTTAGTATTGAACTGCAAGATAAAGTTGCCGAAATTCTTCAGATAAAACCAATCGAAGTTTATGAAGTGGTTACTTTCTATACCATGTTCAACCAGAAGCCAATTGGCAAGTATATGTTTGAGTTCTGCCAGACTTCTTGCTGCTGCTTACGTGGTGCCGAAGATTTAATGGATTATACTTCTGAGAAATTAGGCATCAAAATGGGTGAAACAACTCCAGACGGAATGTTTACTATTGCTGGTGTAGAATGTTTAGGCGCTTGCGGATATGCTCCGATGATGCAGTTGGGAGATTTCTACAAAGAAAAGCTGACAGAAGAGAAAATCGATCAGATCATTGCTGATTGTAGAGATGATAAAATAATATTACACGATAAATAA
- the nuoL gene encoding NADH-quinone oxidoreductase subunit L, whose amino-acid sequence MDTNLALILVLTPLLGFLVNVFFGKSLGKTVSGAIGTIAVAISFVVSLLLFNQITSTGKGIEVTLFDWIQISNLKINLGFLLDQLSVLWLLFVTGIGSLIHLYSISYMHDDENMHKFFAYLNLFVFFMITLVIGSNLLVLFIGWEGVGLCSYLLIGFWHKNQDYNDAAKKAFIMNRIGDLGLLIGMFIIGSMFSTLDYATLKTAIAGASNLDSSLLSLVALCLFIGACGKSAQIPLYTWLPDAMAGPTPVSALIHAATMVTAGIFMVTRLNFVFDLAKDVQSVIAIIGAITSLVAATIGLVQTDIKKVLAYSTVSQLGLMFLALGFGAYEVAVFHVITHAFFKACLFLGSGSVIHGLHGEQDMRNMGGLRKAMPITFWTMLISSLAISGVPFFSGFFSKDEILLTAFHHSIPLYVVGSVASIMTAFYMFRLMFLTFFKEFRGTEEQKHHLHESGSLITIPLIILAILATFGGLISLPGNSWLNHYLAPLFTKVAGEEHHLGTTEYTLMGVAVLGGLLGILIAYVKYFKQDNVPEADENITGLSKVLYNKYYVDEVYDAVFVKPVNSLSKFFRDYIETGLSALVFGLGKIANEIAFQGKKLQTGSIGLYLFVFVLGLCAIVSYIFLAQ is encoded by the coding sequence ATGGATACCAATTTAGCTTTAATTTTAGTTTTAACTCCTTTACTAGGTTTTCTAGTAAATGTCTTTTTTGGAAAAAGCTTAGGAAAAACAGTTTCTGGTGCAATCGGAACTATTGCCGTAGCAATTTCTTTTGTAGTTTCTCTTTTACTTTTTAATCAAATAACTTCAACTGGAAAAGGAATTGAAGTTACATTATTTGATTGGATTCAAATTAGCAACTTAAAAATCAACCTCGGATTTTTATTAGATCAATTATCTGTTCTTTGGTTGCTTTTCGTAACTGGAATCGGATCTTTAATTCACTTATATTCTATCAGTTATATGCATGATGATGAGAATATGCACAAATTTTTTGCTTATTTAAATCTATTCGTATTCTTTATGATTACGCTTGTAATTGGAAGCAATTTATTAGTTCTTTTCATCGGATGGGAAGGTGTTGGACTTTGTTCTTACCTATTAATTGGATTTTGGCATAAAAACCAAGATTACAATGATGCTGCAAAAAAAGCTTTCATCATGAACAGAATTGGAGATTTAGGTTTATTAATCGGAATGTTCATCATCGGATCGATGTTCTCAACATTGGACTATGCAACTTTAAAAACTGCAATTGCTGGAGCTTCTAATTTAGATTCATCTCTACTTTCTTTAGTTGCATTATGCTTATTTATTGGAGCTTGTGGTAAATCTGCCCAAATTCCGTTATACACTTGGTTACCTGATGCGATGGCTGGACCAACTCCAGTTTCTGCATTAATCCATGCTGCTACGATGGTAACTGCAGGTATCTTTATGGTTACAAGATTAAATTTTGTTTTTGACCTTGCAAAAGATGTTCAAAGCGTAATTGCTATTATTGGAGCTATCACTTCATTAGTTGCCGCTACAATTGGATTAGTTCAAACTGATATCAAAAAAGTATTGGCTTACTCTACGGTTTCTCAATTAGGTTTAATGTTTTTAGCATTAGGATTTGGAGCTTATGAAGTAGCTGTTTTTCACGTAATTACTCATGCTTTTTTCAAAGCTTGTTTATTCTTAGGTTCTGGATCTGTAATTCACGGATTACATGGAGAGCAAGATATGCGTAATATGGGAGGTTTGCGTAAAGCAATGCCAATCACGTTCTGGACAATGCTAATTTCTTCATTGGCAATTTCTGGAGTACCGTTCTTCTCAGGATTCTTTTCTAAAGATGAAATTTTATTGACAGCTTTCCACCACAGTATTCCATTATATGTTGTTGGATCAGTTGCTTCAATCATGACAGCTTTCTATATGTTCCGTTTAATGTTCTTGACTTTCTTTAAAGAATTTAGAGGAACAGAAGAACAAAAACATCACTTGCACGAAAGCGGTTCATTAATTACTATTCCATTAATCATCTTAGCTATTTTAGCAACTTTTGGCGGATTAATTAGTTTGCCTGGAAACAGCTGGTTAAATCACTACTTAGCTCCTCTTTTCACAAAAGTAGCAGGCGAAGAACACCATTTAGGCACAACTGAATATACTTTAATGGGGGTTGCAGTTTTAGGCGGATTACTTGGAATTTTAATTGCTTACGTTAAATACTTTAAACAAGATAATGTTCCAGAAGCTGACGAAAACATTACAGGTTTAAGCAAAGTGTTATACAACAAATATTATGTAGACGAAGTTTACGATGCAGTATTTGTTAAGCCAGTAAATAGTTTATCTAAATTCTTTAGAGACTATATCGAGACAGGATTATCTGCTCTTGTTTTTGGATTAGGTAAAATAGCAAACGAAATTGCTTTCCAAGGAAAAAAATTACAAACCGGAAGTATAGGATTGTATCTATTTGTTTTTGTTTTAGGACTTTGCGCAATTGTTTCCTATATATTTTTAGCTCAATAA
- a CDS encoding NuoI/complex I 23 kDa subunit family protein, giving the protein MSIETISLSGRKKVVSNKEMSFVERLYLVAIVKGLFITVKHLFRKKVTIHYPEQVREMSPVYRGQHMLKRDEQGRENCTACGLCALSCPAEAITMKAAERKPDEKHLYREEKYAEIYEINMLRCIFCGLCEEACPKDAIYLTESKVLVPANYNREDFIFGKDKLVMPLEMALKNAQLKNAN; this is encoded by the coding sequence ATGTCAATAGAAACTATATCATTATCGGGTAGAAAAAAGGTGGTCTCAAATAAGGAGATGTCTTTTGTTGAGCGATTGTATCTTGTGGCGATTGTAAAAGGTTTATTTATTACTGTAAAACACCTTTTCAGAAAAAAAGTTACCATTCATTACCCAGAACAGGTTCGTGAAATGAGTCCAGTTTACCGTGGCCAACATATGCTGAAGCGCGATGAGCAAGGCCGTGAAAATTGCACTGCTTGCGGATTATGCGCATTATCATGTCCTGCTGAAGCGATCACTATGAAAGCTGCAGAACGTAAGCCTGATGAAAAACACTTATATAGAGAAGAAAAATATGCAGAAATCTACGAAATCAATATGCTTCGTTGCATTTTCTGTGGTTTATGTGAAGAAGCTTGTCCAAAAGACGCTATTTACTTAACAGAATCTAAAGTATTGGTTCCTGCTAACTACAATAGAGAAGATTTCATTTTCGGGAAAGATAAATTAGTAATGCCTTTAGAAATGGCTTTGAAAAATGCTCAACTTAAAAACGCGAACTAA
- the nuoF gene encoding NADH-quinone oxidoreductase subunit NuoF, which yields MSQKILLDKINIPGIKTYEVYRQNGGYASVEKALKTLTPDEVTEEVKKSGLRGRGGAGFPAGMKWSFIDKKSGRPRHLVCNADESEPGTFKDRFLMEYIPHLLIEGMITSSYALGANLSYIYIRGEYMWVFKILERAIAEAKAAGWLGKNILGTGYDLELHVHCGAGAYICGEETALIESLEGKRGNPRIKPPFPAVSGLWANPTVVNNVETIATVPWIVNNSGDDYAKIGIGRSTGTKLISASGHIKNPGVYEIELGLSVDEFMNSDEYLGGMSSSRPLKAFVPGGSSVPILPAELIFKTANGEDRLMTYESLSDGGFATGSMLGSGGFIVYNDTACVVRNTWNFARFYHHESCGQCTPCREGTGWLEKILWRIENGQGREEDIELLWSIQSKIEGNTICPLGDAASWPVAAAIRHFRDEFEYHVRFPEKIKNRDHFVAEPFSQVKHLVGKQTV from the coding sequence ATGTCACAAAAAATATTATTAGATAAGATCAATATTCCTGGAATTAAAACCTACGAAGTTTATCGCCAAAATGGCGGTTATGCTTCTGTAGAAAAAGCTTTAAAAACACTTACTCCAGACGAAGTTACTGAAGAAGTAAAAAAATCAGGGTTGCGTGGCCGTGGTGGTGCAGGTTTCCCTGCCGGAATGAAATGGAGCTTTATTGACAAAAAATCAGGAAGACCAAGACACTTAGTTTGTAACGCCGACGAATCTGAGCCTGGAACATTCAAAGATAGATTTTTGATGGAATATATTCCTCACTTATTAATCGAAGGAATGATTACTTCAAGCTACGCTTTGGGCGCTAACCTATCTTATATCTACATTCGTGGAGAATATATGTGGGTTTTCAAAATTTTAGAAAGAGCAATCGCCGAAGCAAAAGCTGCCGGATGGTTAGGAAAAAATATATTAGGAACAGGTTATGATCTTGAACTTCACGTACACTGTGGAGCTGGAGCTTATATCTGTGGAGAAGAAACAGCATTGATCGAATCATTGGAAGGTAAAAGAGGAAATCCTCGTATTAAACCACCTTTCCCAGCGGTTTCTGGCCTTTGGGCAAATCCAACGGTAGTAAACAATGTTGAAACAATTGCGACTGTGCCTTGGATTGTAAACAATTCTGGAGATGATTATGCTAAAATTGGTATTGGACGTTCTACTGGAACTAAATTAATTTCTGCTTCAGGACACATCAAAAATCCTGGTGTTTACGAAATTGAATTAGGTTTAAGCGTAGATGAATTCATGAATTCTGATGAATATTTAGGAGGAATGTCTTCAAGTCGTCCATTAAAAGCATTTGTGCCAGGAGGTTCTTCTGTGCCAATCTTGCCTGCTGAATTGATTTTCAAAACAGCAAATGGAGAAGATCGTTTAATGACTTACGAATCTTTAAGTGACGGTGGTTTTGCTACTGGATCTATGTTGGGTTCTGGAGGATTTATTGTTTATAATGATACTGCTTGTGTCGTTAGAAACACTTGGAACTTTGCTCGTTTTTACCACCATGAGTCATGCGGACAATGTACACCTTGCCGTGAAGGAACTGGATGGTTAGAAAAAATCTTATGGAGAATTGAAAACGGTCAAGGCCGTGAAGAAGATATCGAATTATTGTGGAGCATTCAAAGTAAAATTGAAGGAAACACAATTTGTCCGCTTGGTGACGCCGCTTCTTGGCCAGTAGCTGCAGCGATTCGTCACTTTAGAGATGAGTTCGAATATCACGTTCGTTTCCCAGAAAAAATTAAAAATAGAGATCACTTTGTTGCCGAGCCTTTCTCACAAGTTAAGCATTTAGTAGGCAAACAAACAGTATAA
- a CDS encoding NuoM family protein, translated as MNVSTILIILLIGAFATYFSGDKLASKVALLFSLAALGCSIVLLNNYNAGENISVINSWINQPKISFALNGDGLGLAMVLLTAALTPIIIFSSFGNEYKNAKGFYALILFMAFAMAGTFLAADGLLYYIFWELALIPIYFIALIWGNGDAEERRKAVVKFFIYTLAGSLFMLTAFIYLYTKAGSFLIEDLYKVNLSASEQFWIFLAFFLAYAIKIPIIPFHTWQANVYQKAPTVGTMLLSGIMLKMGLYSVLRWQLPLAPIAAKEYMHIFIALGIAGVIYGSIVALRQKDLKKLLAYSSLAHVGLIAAGSYTLTLDGFRGSVMQMIAHGFVVVGLFFAAEVIFRRYETREIGEMGGIRAQSPKFTSMFLILVLASVALPSTFNFVGEFTVLYSLSQINIWFAILGGTTIILGAYYMLRMFQHVMLGETNSKAFADVTLNEGISFAVIIAVLLFFGFYPKPITDLITPSLENILQVINKN; from the coding sequence ATGAACGTTTCTACTATATTAATTATACTTTTAATTGGTGCATTTGCCACTTATTTTTCTGGTGACAAACTAGCTTCAAAAGTTGCTTTATTATTTAGTTTAGCAGCTTTAGGATGTTCAATTGTATTATTGAATAATTATAATGCTGGCGAAAATATCAGCGTAATCAACAGCTGGATCAATCAGCCAAAAATTTCTTTCGCTTTAAATGGTGACGGACTTGGGCTTGCAATGGTTTTATTAACTGCAGCTTTAACTCCAATAATCATATTTTCTTCTTTTGGAAATGAATATAAAAATGCAAAAGGTTTTTATGCTTTAATCTTGTTTATGGCTTTTGCTATGGCGGGAACTTTCTTAGCGGCAGACGGACTTTTATATTATATTTTCTGGGAGTTAGCGCTTATTCCAATCTACTTTATTGCTTTGATTTGGGGTAATGGCGATGCTGAAGAGCGCAGAAAAGCAGTGGTTAAATTCTTTATTTATACACTTGCCGGTTCGTTATTCATGTTGACTGCTTTTATTTACTTATACACAAAAGCTGGCTCTTTCTTAATCGAAGACTTATACAAAGTAAACTTATCTGCTAGCGAGCAATTCTGGATTTTCTTGGCTTTCTTCTTAGCTTATGCTATCAAAATTCCAATTATTCCTTTCCATACTTGGCAGGCAAATGTATATCAAAAAGCGCCAACAGTTGGAACAATGCTTTTATCTGGTATCATGCTAAAAATGGGATTGTACAGTGTTCTTCGTTGGCAATTGCCACTTGCGCCAATCGCTGCTAAAGAATATATGCATATTTTTATTGCTTTAGGAATTGCAGGTGTTATCTACGGATCAATCGTTGCATTGAGACAAAAGGATTTGAAAAAATTATTGGCTTATTCTTCTCTTGCTCACGTTGGATTAATTGCTGCCGGATCTTACACTTTAACACTTGATGGTTTTAGAGGTTCAGTTATGCAAATGATTGCTCACGGTTTTGTTGTGGTAGGATTGTTCTTTGCTGCTGAAGTAATTTTCAGAAGATACGAAACGAGAGAAATTGGTGAAATGGGCGGAATTCGTGCTCAATCACCAAAATTTACATCGATGTTTTTAATCTTAGTATTAGCTTCTGTTGCATTGCCAAGTACATTCAACTTCGTTGGAGAATTTACAGTATTATACAGTTTATCTCAAATCAATATCTGGTTTGCTATCCTTGGCGGAACTACTATTATTTTGGGAGCTTACTATATGTTAAGAATGTTCCAGCACGTCATGTTAGGTGAAACGAATTCTAAAGCTTTTGCTGATGTTACGCTAAACGAAGGAATTTCATTTGCTGTGATTATTGCAGTTTTATTATTCTTTGGTTTTTATCCAAAACCAATCACAGATTTGATTACACCAAGCTTGGAAAACATTTTACAAGTTATCAATAAGAACTAA
- a CDS encoding NADH-quinone oxidoreductase subunit N, which produces MNTLIAITGLGIFCLLFEILNLRKAIVPITILGLLGVLALNYCEFGAEQSYYNNMIAVSKFSTAFSSLFIVLTIFLVALSHNFYHNHPTKISDYVAIKVFLLAGAVAMVSFGNLAMFFLGIEILSIALYVLAASDRLNIKSNEAGMKYFLMGSFASGIILFGICLIYGAMGTFDISEIHESALSAELPIWFPIGMILMVVGMLFKVAAVPFHFWAPDVYEGSPALTTALMSTLAKVVAIATLFKLVSGMNLIASLDNQDLLHTFEVIVVIISIASMSVGNIMALRQVNVKRMLAFSGISHAGFMLMTLLTVSASAGVLLYYTAAYALAGIAAFSVILYVCRDHDNEDITNFHGLGKTNPLLAAVLTASLLSMAGIPIFSGFFAKLFLFNQTIQAGYIGLVIVAVINSIISVGYYFKLIIAMYSKEPNQERTGKPFLIYATAVVSIALNIALGLFPSLVLDLLK; this is translated from the coding sequence ATGAATACATTAATAGCTATAACAGGATTGGGTATTTTCTGCCTATTGTTTGAAATTCTTAATTTAAGAAAGGCGATCGTTCCTATTACCATTTTGGGTTTATTAGGCGTATTGGCTCTTAATTATTGTGAATTTGGAGCAGAACAAAGTTACTACAACAACATGATAGCAGTGAGCAAGTTTTCTACAGCTTTTTCATCATTGTTTATCGTTTTAACTATTTTCCTTGTAGCATTAAGTCACAATTTTTACCATAATCACCCAACGAAAATTTCTGATTATGTTGCTATTAAAGTTTTCTTGCTAGCTGGAGCTGTTGCGATGGTTTCTTTTGGAAACTTAGCGATGTTTTTCTTAGGAATCGAAATCTTATCTATTGCTTTATATGTTTTAGCGGCAAGCGACCGTTTGAATATTAAGAGCAACGAAGCGGGTATGAAATATTTCTTAATGGGATCTTTCGCATCTGGTATTATTTTATTCGGAATCTGTTTGATTTACGGTGCAATGGGAACTTTTGATATTAGCGAAATTCACGAAAGCGCTCTATCTGCAGAATTACCAATCTGGTTTCCAATTGGAATGATTTTAATGGTTGTTGGAATGCTATTCAAAGTAGCGGCTGTTCCTTTCCACTTCTGGGCTCCAGACGTGTACGAAGGTTCTCCTGCTTTAACAACCGCTTTAATGAGCACTTTGGCAAAAGTAGTAGCCATTGCAACTCTATTTAAATTGGTTTCTGGAATGAATTTAATTGCTTCATTAGATAACCAAGATCTTTTACACACTTTTGAAGTTATTGTCGTTATTATCTCTATCGCTTCAATGTCTGTTGGTAATATTATGGCATTAAGACAAGTAAACGTTAAACGTATGCTTGCTTTCTCTGGAATTTCTCATGCAGGTTTCATGTTAATGACCTTGTTAACGGTTTCTGCTTCAGCTGGGGTTTTATTGTATTATACTGCAGCTTACGCTTTGGCTGGAATCGCTGCGTTTAGTGTAATTTTATATGTTTGCAGAGATCATGATAACGAAGATATTACAAACTTCCACGGTTTAGGAAAAACAAATCCGCTATTGGCTGCTGTCCTTACAGCATCATTATTATCAATGGCCGGAATTCCTATTTTCTCTGGATTCTTTGCTAAATTATTCTTATTCAATCAAACTATTCAAGCTGGATATATTGGTTTAGTAATTGTAGCAGTAATCAATTCCATCATAAGTGTTGGGTATTATTTCAAACTGATCATCGCAATGTATTCTAAAGAGCCTAATCAGGAAAGAACAGGGAAACCATTCCTTATTTATGCTACAGCTGTAGTGTCAATTGCTTTAAACATCGCATTAGGTTTATTCCCATCATTAGTTTTAGACTTATTGAAATAA
- a CDS encoding 2Fe-2S iron-sulfur cluster-binding protein, whose protein sequence is MKVTIDGQSIDVEPGTTILQAARMIGGDLVPPAMCYYSKLKGSGGKCRCCLVEVSKGSEADPRPMPKLMASCVTGCMDGMEVNSKSSARVTEARKSVTEFLLINHPLDCPICDQAGECDLQNLSFEHGNPKSRYIEEKRTFEPEDIGPNIQLHMNRCILCQRCVQVADQLTDNRVHGVLDRGDHANISTGISKAIDNEFSGNMIDVCPVGALTDKTFRFKSRVWFNKPYNAHRECTTPGCCGKTTVWMFGGEIQRVTGRKDEYHEVEEFICNSCRFDHKDVNDWVIEGPREFEKDSVINQNNYTQKLEKVQIDTEKNILLGRDIDRKKISMAAIPLTDKDQK, encoded by the coding sequence ATGAAAGTAACCATAGACGGTCAAAGTATAGACGTAGAACCAGGAACAACGATCCTGCAGGCTGCACGTATGATTGGTGGAGATTTGGTACCGCCAGCCATGTGCTATTACTCAAAATTAAAAGGCAGCGGTGGTAAATGCCGTTGTTGTTTAGTTGAAGTTTCTAAAGGTAGTGAAGCTGACCCACGACCAATGCCAAAATTAATGGCATCTTGTGTAACAGGATGTATGGATGGTATGGAAGTAAACAGTAAATCGTCTGCAAGAGTAACTGAAGCCCGTAAATCTGTAACAGAATTTTTATTAATCAATCACCCTCTAGATTGCCCTATTTGCGATCAAGCTGGAGAATGTGACTTACAGAATTTAAGTTTTGAGCACGGAAATCCGAAATCACGTTACATTGAAGAGAAAAGAACATTTGAACCAGAAGATATTGGTCCAAATATTCAACTTCATATGAACCGTTGCATCTTATGCCAGAGATGTGTGCAAGTTGCAGATCAATTGACAGACAATAGAGTTCACGGTGTATTAGATCGTGGTGACCACGCTAATATTTCTACTGGTATTTCTAAAGCTATCGATAATGAGTTCTCTGGAAATATGATTGATGTATGTCCAGTTGGAGCTTTAACAGATAAAACTTTCCGTTTTAAATCAAGAGTTTGGTTTAACAAACCTTATAACGCACACAGAGAATGTACAACTCCTGGATGTTGCGGTAAAACTACAGTTTGGATGTTTGGTGGAGAAATTCAACGTGTAACGGGTCGTAAAGACGAGTACCATGAAGTTGAAGAATTCATTTGCAACAGCTGTCGTTTTGATCACAAAGATGTAAATGACTGGGTAATTGAAGGACCAAGAGAATTTGAAAAAGACTCTGTAATCAACCAAAACAATTACACTCAAAAATTAGAGAAAGTTCAAATCGATACAGAGAAGAACATTCTTTTAGGTAGAGATATAGACCGTAAAAAGATTAGTATGGCGGCAATTCCATTAACTGATAAAGATCAAAAATAG
- the nuoK gene encoding NADH-quinone oxidoreductase subunit NuoK — protein sequence MGNILNQIGIENYIFLSVVLFCIGIFGVLYRRNAIIVFMSIEIMLNAVNLLFVAFSTYHQDAQGQVFVFFSMAVAAAEVAVGLAILVSIFRNIGSISIDNLKNLKG from the coding sequence ATGGGTAATATATTAAATCAAATAGGTATTGAAAACTACATCTTTTTGAGTGTTGTACTTTTCTGTATTGGTATTTTTGGTGTATTGTACAGACGAAATGCTATTATCGTTTTCATGTCTATCGAAATTATGTTGAATGCGGTAAACCTTTTATTTGTTGCTTTTTCAACTTATCATCAAGATGCGCAAGGACAAGTTTTTGTGTTCTTCTCGATGGCGGTTGCTGCAGCCGAAGTTGCGGTAGGATTGGCCATTTTAGTTTCTATCTTTAGAAATATCGGATCAATCAGTATCGATAATTTAAAAAATTTAAAAGGATAA
- a CDS encoding NADH-quinone oxidoreductase subunit J — MIHIPDFAHATTIQVIFCFLAFITVITAFLTIFSRNPIHSAIYLVICFFSIAGHYLLLNSQFLAVVHIIVYSGAIMILFLFTIMLMNLNEQREVHRPRITRLGAIVSFCLILIVLIAIFINSKPIVGEYDSTGEDFQSIKVLGKILLDEYMVPFEFASILLLVAMIGTVLLSKKEKLNK; from the coding sequence ATGATACATATTCCTGATTTTGCGCACGCAACAACTATTCAAGTTATCTTTTGCTTTTTAGCGTTTATTACCGTTATTACTGCTTTCTTGACTATTTTCAGCAGAAACCCAATTCACTCGGCTATTTACTTAGTGATTTGTTTCTTTTCTATTGCTGGTCATTATTTACTATTAAATTCTCAATTCTTAGCTGTTGTACATATAATAGTCTACTCCGGAGCTATTATGATTCTGTTCCTGTTTACTATCATGTTGATGAACCTGAACGAACAGCGAGAAGTTCACCGTCCTAGAATTACACGTTTAGGCGCAATTGTTTCTTTCTGTTTAATATTGATTGTTTTAATTGCAATCTTTATTAATTCGAAACCAATCGTTGGTGAATACGATTCTACTGGAGAAGATTTCCAATCAATTAAAGTTTTAGGTAAAATCTTATTGGACGAATATATGGTTCCTTTTGAATTTGCTTCGATCTTGCTTTTGGTTGCTATGATTGGAACAGTTCTATTGTCTAAAAAAGAAAAATTAAATAAATAA